From a region of the Vanrija pseudolonga chromosome 2, complete sequence genome:
- the gox_0 gene encoding Glucose oxidase has translation MLHTLILTLAALSSTAPVFGLGQGGRGGAGRAGRSDSNIQPVHPVARSPLDSDYHHQKRSAENDPYDNLPRTLLKRSITSNVADVVGKSFDFVIVGGGLAGLTAASRLSEWSNFTVLVVEAGGDGSDVQIQEEVPGFSYMKGLTSTAYGWNFTTVNQTDCSNLSKHWPLGRGLGGSAAVNGMFWGRASAQEYDSWAALNPGGEQTWNWAEVDKYIKKSENFVPPDAAQASEFHIPSNVSAHGQGGPIQIGHTQYIFPITSNWIPTWEALGFTAKDLAAGDTHGVTITPSTLNPVNQTRSDSLRGYIQAAPPRPNLVILTGQQGTKLLFNGTKDAKGNVAATGVQFQAAPGAPVYTVNVTQEVIVTSGTVGTPKILQLSGVGPANVLTPLGITPIIDLPVGYNLQDHVAFNLQFNTVPGVETWYNLATNATLQADALAIWQANHTGPLTYVNEATGCKCRHVLADLCPNPPDITATDINAVSLGTIDINATVAVVTAKHGLPASVQKGLAAQYALQQQWLSTNVGQFEVILHLWGANAQNIVIQVAFQHAYTRGTSFIASTDPFAAPLIDPSYFGVDTDLALAQAGIAWVRKLAATQPLAGVLTGESTPGANVTGDALNTYIKSVAGTEFHPMGTCSMLPRDSGGVVDTNLVVYGTSNVRVLDSSIIPIEISAHLMATTYGIAEKGADIIKGQHWAVGKAQANNGTSDVGGGNGGKGGGNGNGNGNGGNSGTHSSASGLSTGARAGIAVGAIVGGLGIIGLAVWFFIRKLHKRPVSPTHDHAGWYNSDSYTSADGVPVAQVASKHSRVGGSTGSHPSVGHRPLHALTPGSSPAKPPPH, from the exons ATGCTTCATACGCTCATACTCACGCTCGCTGCTCTATCGTCAACTGCTCCGGTCTTCGGACTCGGGCAGGGCGGTCGGGGCGGCgcaggtcgcgccggccgttCTGACTCGAATATCCAGCCAGTTCATCCCGTCGCTCGTTCTCCTCTCGACTCCGATTATCACCACCAAAAGCGTTCCGCAGAGAACGACCCCTATGACAACCTCCCCCGCACCCTTCTCAAGAGGAGTATCACCAGcaacgtcgccgacgtcgtcggcaagaGCTTTGACTTTGTGATTGTCGGTGGCGGTCTGGCTGGTCTCACtgccgcgtcgaggttgagcgagTGGTCCAACTTTacggtcctcgtcgtcgaggccggcggaGATGGTTCGGACGTGCAGATTCAGGAGGAGGTTCCAG GCTTCAGCTACATGAAGGGTctcacctcgaccgcctATGGTTGGAACTTCACAACGGTCAACCAG ACCGACTGCAGCAACCTCTCCAAGCACTGGCCTCTGGGCCGTGGTCTTGGaggctcggccgccgtgaaCGGCATGTTCTGGGGCCGTGCCAGTGCGCAAGAGTACGACAGTTGGGCAG CTCTCAACCCTGGTGGCGAGCAGACCTGGAActgggccgaggtggacaaGTACATCAAGAAG TCCGAGAACTTTGTCCCCCCAGATGCTGCCCAGGCGTCCGAGTTCCACATCCCGTCCAACGTCTCTGCCCACGGTCAGGGCGGCCCCATCCAGATCGG CCACACGCAGTACATCTTCCCCATCACGTCCAACTGGATTCC TACTTGGGAGGCACTGGGCTTCACCGCCAAGGACCTCGCTGCTGGCGACACTC ACGGTGTGACCATCACTCCGTCCACTCTCAACCCCGTCAACCAGACCCGCTCCGACTCCCTCCGGGGCTACATCcaggccgcgccgccgcgccccaaCCTCGTCATCCTGACGGGCCAGCAGGGCACCAAGCTCCTGTTCAACGGCACCAAGGACGCCAAGGGCAATGTCGCCGCTACTGGTGTCCAGTTCCAGGCCGCGCCCGGTGCTCCCGTCTACACCGTCAACGTCACCCAGGAGGTCATTGTTAC CTCGGGCACCGTTGGCACCCCCAAGATCCTCCAGCTGTCGGGTGTCGGACCTGCTAACGTCCTCACTCCCCTCGGTATCACCCCCATCATCGACCTTCCCGTCGGCTACAACCTCCAAGACCACGTCGCATTCAACCTCCAGTTCAACACCGT TCCCGGTGTTGAGACGTGGTACAACCTCGCTACCAACGCCACTCTCCAGGCCGACGCTCTTGCCATCTGGCAGGCCAACCACACTGGCCCTCTGACCTACGTCAATGAGGCTACTGGCTGTAAGTGTCGCCATGTTTTAGCAGATCTTTGTCCTAACCCACCAGACATCACCGCTACCGACATCAACGCCGTCTCCCTCGGCACAATCGACATTAacgccaccgtcgccgtcgttACCGCCAAGCACGGCCTTCCCGCCAGCGTGCAGAAGGGTCTTGCTGCCCAGTACGctctgcagcagcagtggctCAGCACCAACGTCGGCCAGTTTGAGGTCATTCTCCACCTCTGGGGTGCCAATGCCCAGAACATTGTCATCCAGGTCGCCTTCCAGCATGCCTACACTCGCGGTACCTCGTTCATCGCCTCGACCGACCCCTTCGCCGCTCCTCTTATCGACCCTTCGTACTTCGGCGTCGACACCGACCTTGCCCTCGCTCAGGCTGGTATCGCCTGGgtccgcaagctcgccgccacccagcCCCTCGCCGGAGTGCTCACCGGCGAGTCGACGCCCGGTGCCAACGTCACCGGCGACGCTCTGAACACTTACATCAAGAGCGTGGCTGGCACCGAGTTCCACCCAATGGGCACTTGCTCCATGCTTCCCCGTGACAgcggtggtgtcgtcgacaCTAACCTCGTCGTGTACGGCACCAGCAAcgtccgcgtcctcgactCGTCCATCATCCCTATCGAGATCTCGGCCCACCTCATGGCTACCACGTACGGTATTGCCGAGAAGGGTGCCGACATCATCAAGGGCCAGCACTGGGCTGTCGGCAAGGCGCAGGCCAACAACGGCACCTCtgacgttggcggcggtaacggcggcaagggcggtggcaacggcaacggcaacggcaacggtgGCAACTCGGGCACCCACTCGTCTGCTAGCGGCCTGTCGACTGGTGCTCGCGCCGGTATCGCTGTCGGTGCCATTGTCGGTGGCCTAGGCATCATTGGTCTGGCT GTCTGGTTCTTCATTCGCAAGCTCCACAAGCGCCCCGTCTCGCCCACCCACGACCACGCTGGCTGGTACAACAGTGACA GCTACACCTCTGCCGACGGCGTTCCCGTGGCTCAGGTCGCGAGCAAGCACAGTCGCGTCGGCGGAAGCACTGGCAGCCACCCCTCGGTAGGCCACCGCCCTCTTCATGCTCTGACGCCCGGCTCCAGCCCCGCTAAGCCACCCCCGCACTGA
- the MUP1_1 gene encoding High-affinity methionine permease encodes MSRRDSEKSSIIDETGAERHFIHAQLDYVGEKGGNEADETIQTTAGAPVEVRNPLGYNVGFWTTLLINVSHLVGTGIFSTPSNILTQTGSVGLSLIFWVIGFLINLTGISVYLELASYYPSRSGSEVVYLEQAYPHPKYLFPVAFAVNGVLLTFSSSNAIVCGQYVFRVANVSASAWAQKGVAIAAMTLVCATIIVSTKWSLRIINAAGVLKLATLIFMTITGFVVLSGKTHIPNPKANFQDSFKGTNKDAYSLSNGLVSVLFAYGGYANSFNLVNEVKDPIRTIKKTSNAALISVAVLYLLVNVAYLTAVPAADIKKSSQTTAALFFKNVFGTKAGQALSIIPALSALGNMLASVTANSRMIREIGRQGLLPFPRFWVSTRPFGSPLGPLLIIWLMTVLMISAPPAGQAFNFLVALKSYPDSFFLALMTFGLFLIRRQRQRANLPRTQYRSWSWVAIVFFLAKIFLLVMPWVPPKGTLKSTSFGFFYATSSLTGLGIIGLCGLYYLLWTKILPRLGGYQIRQTVIQLSDGALSSYMLKVPNADVEEWDRKHDPSGRSIDSGSEPVTRTVNLV; translated from the exons ATGTCCCGCCGCGACTCTGAAAAGTCGTCCATTATCGACGAAACCGGCGCCGAACGCCACTTCATCCACGCTCAGCTCGACTATGTCGGCGAAAAGGGCGGCAACGAGGCCGATGAGACGATCCAGACGACCGCCGGTGCTCCAGTTGAGGTGCGCAACCCGCTCGGCTACAACGTGGGATTTTGGACCACGCTGCTCATCAACGTGAGCCACTTGGTCGGCACGGGCATCTTCTCGACGC CGTCCAACATCCTCACGCAGACCGGATCCGTCGGCCTCTCGCTCATCTTCTGGGTGATCGGCTTCCTCATCAACCTGACCGGCATCAGCGTgtacctcgagctcgcgtcCTACTACCCGTCGCGCAGCGGCTCCGAGGTGGTCtacctcgagcaggcgtACCCGCACCCCAAGTACCTCTTCCCCGTCGCGTTCGCCGTCAACGGCGTCCTGTTGACCTTCTCGTCGTCCAACGCGATCGTGTGTGGGCAGTACGTCTTCCGCGTGGCGAAtgtcagcgcgagcgcgtgggCGCAGAAGGGCGTCGCTATCGCTGCCATGACGCTGGTCTGCGCGACCATCATCGTCAGCACCAAGTGGTCGCTCCGTATCAtcaacgccgccggcgtgctcaaGCTCGCGACACTCATCTTCATGACGATCACCGGCTTTGTCGTGCTCTCCGGAAAGACGCACATCCCCAACCCCAAGGCCAACTTCCAGGACTCGTTCAAGGGCACCAACAAGGACGCGTACTCGCTCTCCAACGGCCTCGTGTCCGTCCTCTTCGCGTACGGCGGGTACGCAAACTCATTCAACCTCGTcaacgaggtcaaggaccCCATCCGCACCATCAAGAAGACGTCCAATGCCGCCCTCATctccgtcgccgtgctctacctcctcgtcaatgtGGCGTACCTCACCGCCGTGCCCGCTGCCGACATTAAGAAGTCGTCCCAGACCACCGCGGCGCTCTTCTTCAAGAACGTCTTTGGAACCAAGGCGGGTCAGGCGCTGTCCATCATCCCTGCGCTCTCGGCCCTCGGTAACATGCTCGCGTCCGTCACGGCCAACTCGCGCATGATCCGCGAGatcggccgccaaggcctcctccccttcccGCGCTTCTGGGTCTCGACGCGCCCCTtcggctcgccgctcggCCCACTCCTCATCATCTGGCTCATGACGGTACTCATGatctccgccccgcccgcaggCCAGGCGTTCAacttcctcgtcgcgctcaagtCGTACCCCGACTCGttcttcctcgcgctcatgaCCTTCGGCCTGTTCCTCatccgccgccagcgccagagGGCCAACCTCCCGCGCACGCAGTACCGCTCGTGGTCTTGGGTGGCGATTgtcttcttcttggccaagatcttcctcctcgtcatgcCCTGGGTCCCGCCCAAGGGCACGCTCAAGTCCACGTCGTTTGGCTTCTTCTACGCCACGTCCTCGCTCaccggcctcggcatcatcgGCCTTTGCGGCCTGTACTACCTCCTCTGGACCAAGatcctcccccgcctcggcgggtACCAGATCCGCCAGACTGTCATCCAGCTCAGCGACGGTGCGCTCAGCAGCTACATGCTCAAGGTGCCCaatgccgacgtcgaggagtgGGACCGCAAGCACGACCCGTCGGGCCGCTCGATTGACAGTGGTAGCGAGCCCGTGACGAGGACTGTCAACCTCGTCTAG
- the NCER2 gene encoding Neutral ceramidase 2: MPVHPHKPYRPLLGVLVVLALLLLGLPAAATAFALFVVPPRPWIPTRAQLVLGALLLLGLPAASAKSGDKYLVGVGKADVTGPVVELPLAGYAKGLDQVGGGLRQRLYSRAFIFGAVNSPDRAVYLVLDVAMGDTAVRRGIIESLEKLGPEYAAYNTQTIALVATHSHSGPAGYHNYMLPQVVSLGLNEQSLNAQIEGAVRSIRRAHENLQEGFIDVGYADVKDGNINRSLFAYLANPASEQAAYAGPTDTQMTLLSLRRASDGKLLGVLNWYGVHGTSVSSRNALVSGDNKGVAAWLLERDMRTDPAAAPDFVAAFSQASVGDVSPNVLGQWCDDGSEEPCAFETSTCKDGTVKQCIGRGPNYAAGDNGVRSCFEMGRRQYAAAKDIIDAQNRAATSLLLHVCRLRFPRLPDWSRLDLGLLAAWNPFRAWSGICSDIEAPSASTPLVGPTVKAFHFFKDLRYFSFPLPNGTWAQTCPGALGYSFAAGTTDGPGIADFVQSHTGGANHNPVWKLVTRATKSPSARQKECQGAKNILLDVGEMDWPYAWSANIVDIQMLRVGQLVMIISPAEATTMSGRRWRAAVERAAESIVDSGTEPIVVLGGPANTYSHYVTTPEEYDVQRYEGASTLFGRHTLDAYINLTVSAIGALSPSATMGALPQGPSPPDNRAPVSLSLAIPVVYDHAPLGKVMGQVLSPPNATYTCGEVVTATFQGANPRNNLRLEGTFAAVEKRDKNGSWSQVRSDADWFLTFTWKRADILWGSSTVEISWDTGDGAERGTYRLRYCGDRKASGSARIVPFEGVTEAFELL, encoded by the exons ATGCCGGTGCACCCGCACAAACCATATCGGCCGCTGCTAGGGGTGCTGGTGGTtctcgcgcttctcctcctgggcctcccagccgccgcgACAGCCTTCGCGCTCTTCGTCgtcccgccgcgcccgtggATCCCGACCCGCGCacagctcgtcctcggcgcatTGCTACTCCtcggcctgcctgccgcctcggcaaaGAGTGGCGACAAgtacctcgtcggcgtgggcaaGGCCGACGTCACGGGCcctgtcgtcgagctccccCTCGCTGGGTACGCGAAAGGTTTGgaccaggtcggcggcgggctgcggcagcggctgTACTCGCGCGCATTCATCTTCGGGGCCGTCAACTCGCCCGACCGGGCAGTCtacctcgtcctcgatgtCGCGATGGGCGATACCGCCGTGAGGCGGGGCATCATCGAGTCGCTGGAGAAGCTTGGCCCCGAGTACGCGGCGTACAACACGCAGACCATCGCCCTTGTCGCTACCCACAGCCATTCCGGCCCGGCAGGCTACCACAACTACATGCTGCCGCAGGTCGTGTCGCTCGGTCTCAACGAGCAGAGCCTCAACGCCCAGATCGAGGGCGCAGTGCGGAGCATACGGCGCGCCCATGAGAATCTGCAGGAG GGCTTCATCGACGTCGGGTacgccgacgtcaaggacggcaaCATCAACCGCTCGCTCTTCGCATACCTAGCCAACCCGGCGTCCGAGCAGGCAGCGTACGCAGGGCCGACTGATACGCAGATGACGCTGCTGTCGCTCCGGCGAGCGTCGGACGgcaagctgctcggcgtgctcaacTGGTACGGCGTGCACGGGACCTCTGTGAGCAGCCGGAACGCCCTCGTGTCCGGCGACAACAAGGGCGTTGCCGCGTggctcctcgagcgcgacatgCGCACCGACccagccgcggcgccagacTTTGTCGCGGCCTTCTCCCAGGCtagcgtcggcgacgtgtCCCCCAACGTACTCGGCCAGTGgtgcgacgacggctcggaGGAGCCGTGCGCTTTCGAGACTAGCACGTGCAAGGACGGCACGGTGAAGCAGTGCATTGGGCGCGGGCCGAACTATGCTGCGGGCGATAACGGCGTGCGGAGCTGCTTCGAGATGGGCCGGCGGCAgtacgcggcggcgaaggaCATCATCGACGCGCAGAACCGCGCGGCAACAAGCCTACTGCTCCACGTTTGCCGTCTGCGTTTTCCCCGCCTACCCGACTGGAGCAGGCTCGACCTGgggctcctcgccgcctggaACCCCTTCCGCGCCTGGAGCGGCATCTGCTCGGACATTGAGGCCCCATCGGCCTCCACGCCGCTCGTCGGGCCGACAGTCAAGGCGTTCCACTTCTTCAAAGACCTGCGGTACTTCTCCTTCCCCCTCCCGAACGGGACGTGGGCACAGACTTGCCCAGGGGCGCTAGGCTACTCCTTTGCGGCGGGCACGACCGACGGACCAGGCATCGCAGACTTTGTCCAGTCGCATACCGGTGGGGCGAACCACAACCCCGTCTGGAAGCTCGTCACCAGGGCGACCAAGagcccgagcgcgcgccagAAGGAGTGCCAGGGCGCCAAGaacatcctcctcgacgtcggcgagatGGACTGGCCGTACGCGTGGAGCGCGAACATCGTCGACATCCAGATGCTCCGCGTCGGGCAGCTGGTCATGATCATCTCACCGGCGGAAGCGACAACGATGAGCGGTAGGCGGTGGCGCGCAGCGGTGGAGCGCGCAGCGGAGAGTATCGTCGACAGCGGTACCGAGcccatcgtcgtcctcggcggtcCGGCCAACACGTACAGT CACTACGTCACCACGCCCGAGGAATACGACGTGCAGCGGTACGAGGGCGCCTCGACGCTGTTCGGGCGGCACACGCTCGACGCATACATCAACTTGACGGTCAGCGCGATCGGGGCGCTATCGCCCTCAGCCACGATGGGTGCGCTGCCGCAGGGCCCGAGCCCGCCGGACAACCGCGCGCCAGTGAGCCTTAGCCTCGCCATCCCGGTGGTGTATGaccacgcgccgctcggcaaggTGATGGGCCAGGTGCTCTCGCCGCCGAACGCGACCTACACCtgcggcgaggtggtcacCGCAACGTTCCAGGGCGCCAACCCGCGCAACAACCTCCGACTCGAGGGAACGTTCGCTGCCGTGGAGAAGAGGGACAAAAACGGCTCGTGGAGCCAAGTGCGCAGCGACGCAGACTGGTTCCTCACGTTCACGTGGAAGCGCGCCGACATCCTCTGGGGCTCGAGCACCGTAGAGATCAGCTGGGATaccggcgacggcgcggagcgcggcaCATACCGCCTCCGCTACTGCGGCGACAGGAaggcgtcgggctcggcccGGATCGTGCCCTTCGAGGGCGTGACCGAGGCATTTGAGCTGTTGTAA